AATAGAGTAATGACTAAGGTTACTCCATTTATAAAGTATTTTTACCCTACCCCATTTTGGAGTTGAATTTTTATTTATTTATGAAATGGTCCTTTTAATCTTGAATATTTTTATTTCATACTTAAATAATATTTAAAATAATACAATAACATGAAAATAAATATAATACTTCACAAAATATTATTTAATAGTTTTACATAAAAGAGGCATAAACTAATAAAAATCAAAACTAAACATAAATAATTTATAATATAATATAATACAAATAAGTGATTTAGTAATTCTGTAAATTGTTTTTGGAATCGATGAAGTATCGTTCAAACGAAATATATGATTTTGTTTATCTTGTAGGTCAACATTTCGATTGATAAGATTTGTACTTGTTAAGCTTAATATATGCACAAATATTTGGATCAAGTACGTAATTTAAATTACAAAAAAAAAACTTTGTTTTCTTATTTATGTTCTTTTAATGCATAATTTTGTTTTTGAATTAAGAAAATTGCATATGATGAAAATTACACCAATTGAAATTGGAAGAAAACTATAACTGTATTTTTATTAATAAATATTTAATTTAAATAAAATATATTTTTATGAAAGTTTTGTAAATATAAAATAGTTGGTTTAATTGTTAAATTTTTATAAGTTGAAAGTACTAATAACAATTATTAACTAAATAAAAATGGAATCATTTATGAATGTTTGTTTTGGAGTAAAAAATGAAGTAATACATTGGAGTAAAACTCAACTCCATTTTGGTGTTACACCATTTTGGAGTAAAAATTGGAGTAGTACATTTGAGGTGCTCTTAGCTATAGATACCTAGAATACTTATGTTTTGATAATTTTAATACTTATCATAAAATAAATGTTATATAATTATATATCAAAATACCCTACAAGTTTAGACACTCATTCTAAACCTAAAATTTGTGGTAGTCTGGAAATTTGATGATAAATTTAAAACCGAAAAATAAAATTTTGTATTTTTCCCTATATATAATTGATAAAGAAACTTATATGTAGGTTATAAAGCCCTTTCTAAAAAAAAAAAAAAACTTATATATGTAGGAAAATACACGAAATGTTTCATTAGACGAAGCAACAGTCCAACACCGCATAAAAAGAAGACAACGAAGAACTTCTAGTGAGAGCATTTAAGTCGCGATACAACTCCAGTCCAGTCCATACGTTTATATTTTGGTAATGTAAATGATAACGATGAAAAGAATCACTAACTATCCAGTCTATCCATAATCATATATCGATCTCAACTGGATATTTGTGGAGGCAGTCTTCCCAAGGATTATTAGCAGAAGGCTTCACGTTACGAAGAGCCACCCAAACAGAACTATTACACTTAAACCCTGACCCCAATGCTATCTGCCAAATCCTATCTCCTTTCTTCATCCTCCCTTTAGCTTCAGTGTAAGCCAACTCATACCAAATAGAACTCGACGAGGTATTACCAAACCTATGTAATGTCATTCTTGATGCTTCAACGTGTAGCGGAGACAAATGAAGATTCTTCTCAAGTTCATCTATAAGCGCTCTACCACCCGCATGGATACAAAAATGCTCGAAAGCCAGCTTGAAATCTGGCATGTAATGCTTGATCTTGGGGTCGAAAAACTTCTTTCTAACGAACGTTACAAAGAAGCGAAGCTTCTCACGTATGGGAAGAACAAGTGGACCCAACGTTGCGATATTGATCTTTAACGTTCTTGCAGCCACCATAGGTAGATCCTTCGACAAGGAAACTCCGACCAAACCATCTTCATCATCTTCTTGTGTAGCGCATCCGTACGACCGGTCGTCTGACCCGGTATGGACCCGCACCGTGTGAACAAGCTTGTATTTAGCGCGTTTTCGGTCTTTAGACATGTTGGAAAGCAAAACCGCAGCCCCACCCACCCGGAACAAACAGTTTGTAACCAACATCGATTTGTTGTTACCTAAGTACAAGTTCTGAGTGATGTTCTCGGTGCTGACCACTAGAGCATAAGTGTTCCTATGAACTTGTAACAAACTCTTAGCGACATCTATAGCTATAACGCCAGCACTACACCCCATCCCACCAAGATTCAAGCTCTTTATATTATCCCTAAGTTTATATTTGTTAACAATAATAGTAGCTAACGAAGGAGTAGGATTAAAAGTGCTAGAGTTCACCACTAAGATACCTATATCACTCGGGCTAACTCCAGTGTTGCGGAGAACATTATCGACCGCTCCTAGTATAACGTCCGTAGTCTCTTTACGTGACCCGGTCATCGTTTGCTCTAACGGCAAGCAATGTAGACCTTCAGGTATGTAAGTCTCTTGGCCTAGACCGGACCGTTCTAGAATCTTCTCGACGAAGTCCATCAAGTAATCGTGCTCGCCTGTCTTCGCCCACATGCCTTGCTCGCGTATAACTCTCACGTGGCTCATGATCTTCTTGACGCTGACTTTGAGATGAGACGGTGGGAGGTAGCAGCTGAAGTCAACTAGGTAAACGGGTTTGGGCCGGTTCATGATGTAAAGCGTCCAACCGAGAATGAGAGAGATGGTGAACATGGTTAGGGATGTGGAGTTTTTTTCTAGGTAGAGGTAAAAGCTGTGGAGATCTTGTGTGGAGAGACTAGAAGCTTTCATGGCTATAGCAGCCATTAATGGGATGAAACAGAGCTTCATTGAGGAATACATTTTACTGATATAT
This sequence is a window from Brassica oleracea var. oleracea cultivar TO1000 chromosome C1, BOL, whole genome shotgun sequence. Protein-coding genes within it:
- the LOC106326318 gene encoding 3-ketoacyl-CoA synthase 16, yielding MYSSMKLCFIPLMAAIAMKASSLSTQDLHSFYLYLEKNSTSLTMFTISLILGWTLYIMNRPKPVYLVDFSCYLPPSHLKVSVKKIMSHVRVIREQGMWAKTGEHDYLMDFVEKILERSGLGQETYIPEGLHCLPLEQTMTGSRKETTDVILGAVDNVLRNTGVSPSDIGILVVNSSTFNPTPSLATIIVNKYKLRDNIKSLNLGGMGCSAGVIAIDVAKSLLQVHRNTYALVVSTENITQNLYLGNNKSMLVTNCLFRVGGAAVLLSNMSKDRKRAKYKLVHTVRVHTGSDDRSYGCATQEDDEDGLVGVSLSKDLPMVAARTLKINIATLGPLVLPIREKLRFFVTFVRKKFFDPKIKHYMPDFKLAFEHFCIHAGGRALIDELEKNLHLSPLHVEASRMTLHRFGNTSSSSIWYELAYTEAKGRMKKGDRIWQIALGSGFKCNSSVWVALRNVKPSANNPWEDCLHKYPVEIDI